TCTACTTGGATGTTCCATGAGGTTAGTTTTTCCTCAAAGGAGACACTATCGGGAATACTCACAATGGATTCATACAGTTTTCCAATCGGTGTGGTCCTTAACATGGTTTTACCCTCTTTGTTGCGTCCCGTCGTTTGCAAAACGACATTATCGCCAACAAAACTTTTCATCCCTAGGGAATCCTGCTTATGAAAAGCCTCAAAAAACCCTTCTACCACTTTCTTGACCGCTTCCTTTTCAGCATCTTGGGCATTACCAATAGGTAGGTTCAGAAAAAAGGCCACCAGTATTAAAATTCCATATCTCATGCCATTCAATTTTTTGATTGATGGTCAAATTAACCAAAACTAATTACATTTAGGGCATAAACCTGTTCTATATGTCCACCGCCAAAAAAGAATACAAGCGCGTAACGGTAAAATCGCTTGTGGAAATGAAACAAAATGGTGAAAAAATTTCCATGCTCACCGCCTACGATTATTCCATGGCAAAAATTGTGGATTCCGCCAATGTGGACGTCATTTTAGTGGGTGATTCGGCCAGCAATGTCATGGCCGGTCACGAAACCACATTGCCCATTACCCTGGACCAGATGATTTACCATGCCTCTTCGGTGGTAAAGGCCGCTAAAAGGGCTTTGGTAGTTGTGGATATCCCCTTCGGAAGTTATCAAAGTGACAGTAAGGGGGCCTTGCGTTCCGCAATTCGAATCATGAAGGAAAGCGGGGCACACGCCGTTAAGGTCGAAGGAGGCGTGGAAATCAAGGATTCCGTTAAGCGAA
The sequence above is a segment of the Muricauda sp. SCSIO 64092 genome. Coding sequences within it:
- a CDS encoding nuclear transport factor 2 family protein, which codes for MRYGILILVAFFLNLPIGNAQDAEKEAVKKVVEGFFEAFHKQDSLGMKSFVGDNVVLQTTGRNKEGKTMLRTTPIGKLYESIVSIPDSVSFEEKLTSWNIQVDRTMANAWVGYEFWLNGNFSHCGINSFQMVDFDGQWKIIYLIDTRGRAGCLEE